The Bacillus carboniphilus genome has a window encoding:
- a CDS encoding prolyl oligopeptidase family serine peptidase: protein MTVIRKSDVVEDFHGTKVADPYRWLEDPNSLEAKEWAEGLGEACDAYFEDTKTREEDQARLTELWNYPKYFVPKRVKEELFYQKNNGLQNQAVLYKKGTDQDSVVIDPNKLSDDGTVAMTNYSFSGDGKYIAYTTSTHGSDWQEIYVREVNSSQDLNDHIKWAKFTPLTWAPDNSGFFYSRFPEPGSVSEEDEGNYSKVYFHALGTSQEEDTLIYEQPDNKELMFSPFITHDDTYICLDVRHGTAAENRFYLKKLDSQGDFTRLLDDSDAQYTYIHNNGSQFYFKTNLDAPRGRIISIDLENSSRENWQEVVPEHEDVMHGVKFVNGQFVIAFLHDAHHQIHVYHEDGSHDKKINIPMIGAITEISGKHNQSEMFFDMTSYLSPTVVYRYDFTSNELEVFTQSELKVDTSQFETRQILYTSKDGTKVPMFITLKKDLPLNGENPVILYGYGGFNVSLTPSFNPAILRWLEKGGIYAVANLRGGSEYGEQWHRAGMLENKQNVFDDFISAGEYLIEQNYTSKQKLSIMGGSNGGLLVAACMVQRPDLYGAVVCRVPVIDMLRYHKFTIGRFWIPEYGSADNPEQFPFLYKYSPLHNIKEGQKYPPVLIATAESDDRVVPAHAKKFAATLLEKAHEDSTIVLRLEAKAGHGLGKPTSKLIDEWVDFYAFLDKELG from the coding sequence ATGACTGTGATTAGAAAGAGCGATGTTGTTGAAGATTTTCATGGAACGAAAGTAGCAGATCCGTATCGTTGGTTGGAGGATCCAAATAGTTTGGAAGCGAAGGAATGGGCAGAAGGGCTTGGAGAAGCTTGTGATGCTTATTTTGAGGATACAAAAACTAGGGAAGAGGATCAGGCAAGACTGACGGAATTATGGAATTATCCTAAGTATTTTGTACCGAAAAGAGTGAAGGAAGAGCTTTTTTATCAGAAAAATAATGGCCTTCAAAATCAGGCTGTTTTATATAAAAAAGGTACGGATCAGGATTCTGTTGTGATTGACCCGAACAAATTGAGCGACGATGGTACGGTCGCAATGACAAATTACTCTTTTAGTGGAGATGGCAAGTACATCGCCTATACCACGTCTACCCATGGTAGTGACTGGCAAGAGATTTATGTCAGAGAGGTAAACTCTAGCCAAGACCTAAATGACCACATTAAATGGGCGAAATTCACACCGCTTACCTGGGCGCCAGACAACTCCGGATTTTTCTATAGTCGTTTTCCTGAGCCGGGGTCTGTAAGTGAAGAGGATGAAGGTAACTACAGTAAAGTCTATTTTCATGCATTGGGAACGAGTCAGGAAGAAGATACGCTTATATATGAGCAACCGGATAACAAGGAGCTCATGTTTTCACCGTTTATAACGCATGACGATACATACATTTGCCTGGATGTCAGACATGGAACTGCTGCAGAGAATCGCTTTTACTTGAAAAAACTAGATTCACAAGGCGACTTTACACGTCTACTCGATGACAGTGATGCTCAGTATACGTACATTCACAATAATGGGTCTCAATTTTATTTTAAAACAAACCTAGATGCGCCACGTGGACGAATCATTTCTATCGACCTTGAAAATTCGTCCCGTGAAAATTGGCAAGAGGTAGTACCTGAGCATGAGGATGTCATGCACGGTGTGAAATTTGTGAATGGGCAGTTCGTGATCGCCTTTCTCCACGACGCTCATCACCAAATCCATGTGTACCATGAAGATGGGAGCCATGATAAAAAAATAAACATCCCGATGATCGGTGCCATTACGGAGATATCCGGTAAGCACAATCAAAGTGAAATGTTCTTTGACATGACTTCTTACTTAAGCCCAACGGTTGTTTACCGCTATGATTTTACCAGCAATGAGCTGGAAGTGTTTACGCAATCCGAGTTAAAAGTAGACACATCCCAGTTTGAAACAAGACAAATTTTATATACATCCAAAGATGGAACCAAAGTGCCAATGTTTATTACGCTTAAAAAGGACCTTCCTTTAAACGGAGAGAATCCTGTCATCCTTTATGGATATGGTGGTTTTAATGTGAGCTTGACACCTTCCTTCAATCCAGCCATTTTACGTTGGCTTGAAAAAGGAGGAATCTATGCGGTGGCCAATCTGCGTGGCGGTTCTGAATATGGAGAACAGTGGCACAGAGCGGGGATGTTAGAAAATAAGCAAAATGTGTTCGATGATTTTATTTCTGCAGGTGAATATTTAATCGAGCAAAATTATACAAGCAAGCAAAAGCTATCTATTATGGGTGGATCCAATGGGGGACTCCTAGTAGCAGCTTGTATGGTGCAACGTCCAGACCTATATGGTGCCGTTGTTTGCCGAGTTCCGGTGATTGATATGCTCCGTTATCATAAATTCACAATTGGGCGTTTCTGGATTCCGGAGTATGGTTCGGCGGACAACCCGGAGCAATTTCCATTCCTTTATAAATACTCACCATTGCATAACATAAAAGAAGGGCAAAAATATCCACCAGTACTCATTGCAACGGCGGAAAGTGACGACCGTGTGGTACCGGCACATGCAAAGAAATTCGCCGCAACTCTATTAGAAAAAGCACACGAAGACTCAACCATTGTGTTGCGATTAGAAGCAAAAGCCGGGCATGGTCTCGGTAAACCAACCTCTAAATTGATTGATGAATGGGTTGATTTTTACGCATTCTTGGATAAAGAGTTGGGGTAA
- a CDS encoding amino acid ABC transporter substrate-binding protein, which yields MKKFLTLFALLFSFTLILAACGTADDDNANTAGDNNTEETEGNDNADTGNTEDLLAKVQGEGKLLIGTEGTYPPFTFHDESGKLTGFDVEVAEEIANRLGVEAEFMETQWDAMFAGLDSERFDMIANQVGIREDRLEKYDFSDHYITSAAVLIAHQDNDDVKSFEDIEGLKSAHTLTSNYADIAREYKAEVVGVDGFNQAVDLITSKRVDVTINDKIAVLDFKKQRPDAPIKVVDESDNAAQSGFMFRKGSGALVEEVNKALQEMIEDGTYQQISEKWFGEDVLN from the coding sequence ATGAAAAAGTTTTTAACACTTTTTGCTTTACTATTTAGTTTTACACTTATCCTTGCCGCATGTGGAACTGCGGATGATGATAATGCGAATACAGCAGGAGATAACAACACCGAAGAAACAGAAGGTAATGACAATGCTGACACTGGAAATACCGAGGACTTACTGGCTAAGGTACAAGGTGAAGGTAAGTTGTTAATTGGAACGGAAGGTACATACCCTCCATTTACTTTCCATGATGAGTCTGGCAAATTAACAGGATTTGATGTAGAGGTTGCTGAAGAAATTGCAAACCGTCTTGGAGTAGAAGCTGAGTTTATGGAAACGCAATGGGATGCTATGTTTGCTGGACTGGATTCAGAACGTTTCGACATGATTGCAAACCAAGTTGGTATTAGAGAAGATCGCCTTGAGAAATACGATTTTTCTGATCACTACATTACATCAGCAGCTGTGTTAATCGCTCACCAAGATAATGACGATGTAAAATCTTTTGAAGACATTGAAGGTTTAAAATCAGCACACACGCTAACAAGCAACTATGCTGATATTGCACGCGAATATAAAGCTGAAGTAGTAGGAGTAGATGGCTTTAACCAAGCAGTTGACCTCATCACTTCTAAACGTGTAGATGTTACGATTAACGATAAAATTGCGGTTCTTGATTTCAAGAAACAACGTCCAGATGCACCAATTAAAGTGGTAGATGAAAGTGATAACGCTGCACAAAGTGGATTTATGTTCCGTAAAGGTAGTGGAGCATTGGTAGAAGAAGTCAACAAAGCACTACAAGAAATGATTGAAGACGGAACGTACCAACAAATTTCAGAGAAATGGTTCGGTGAAGATGTACTTAACTAA
- a CDS encoding HipA family kinase, whose translation MKPQLYQKLFESKTNNAHLISFDNGKDYVVKLYKPKESKALINEWIGYCISRFMGLPIPYSYQVSLPEEFVDQMPNKIGTVNTSKQFMSLYLYDCKNAHEVKPERILNASDLAKIIVFDYWLCNVDRTRKNILLEEVESGAHYLWVIDHADLLGSNDWEVNDFYYLSNTLIKSATHEMMAKFVPSENDFKEAVRVVQTMPIQLLEEMVSFIPHDWNLSKEDGKELIKFLHYRRHTILPLVIGKFIKRVYGTGGTGFAVPETKQN comes from the coding sequence TTGAAGCCTCAACTCTATCAAAAGCTATTTGAAAGTAAAACGAACAATGCCCACTTAATTTCATTCGATAATGGGAAAGACTACGTCGTTAAGCTGTATAAACCAAAGGAGAGTAAAGCTTTAATTAATGAATGGATCGGGTACTGTATTTCACGATTTATGGGGTTGCCGATTCCCTACTCCTATCAAGTCAGTCTGCCGGAGGAATTCGTGGATCAAATGCCCAATAAAATAGGAACTGTAAATACATCCAAACAGTTTATGAGCTTGTACTTATACGATTGTAAAAATGCGCACGAGGTGAAGCCTGAAAGAATACTAAATGCTTCAGACTTGGCAAAAATTATCGTGTTTGATTATTGGCTTTGCAATGTTGATCGGACCAGGAAAAATATTTTACTAGAAGAAGTTGAGTCTGGTGCCCATTACCTATGGGTAATTGATCACGCAGATTTACTTGGATCAAATGATTGGGAAGTTAATGATTTTTACTATTTGTCTAATACGTTGATTAAGAGTGCAACCCATGAAATGATGGCAAAATTTGTCCCGAGTGAAAATGACTTTAAGGAAGCAGTACGGGTTGTTCAAACCATGCCCATTCAACTTCTAGAAGAAATGGTGTCTTTCATACCGCATGATTGGAATTTATCTAAAGAAGACGGAAAAGAACTCATAAAGTTCCTACACTACCGAAGGCACACCATCCTGCCTCTAGTCATCGGCAAATTCATAAAAAGAGTCTACGGGACAGGGGGGACAGGTTTCGCTGTCCCAGAAACAAAACAAAACTAA
- a CDS encoding amino acid ABC transporter permease, translating into MYLTNIFTNPERLEKVTEIFQSSLLPLVKGALYYSVPLTLISFSIGLVIAVLTALARISKIKPLTWIASTYVSIIRGTPLLVQLFIIFYGLPSVGVTLDPFPSAIIAFSLNMGAYASEVIRAAILSIPKGQWEASYSMGMSYPQALRRVILPQASRVSIPPLSNSFISLVKDTSLASVILVAEMFRKAQEIAATTYEPLLLYTQAALIYWVVCFTLSIVQGMLERRLDRYVAK; encoded by the coding sequence ATGTACTTAACTAATATTTTTACGAATCCTGAAAGGTTAGAAAAAGTAACGGAAATTTTTCAGAGTTCCCTTTTACCATTGGTAAAGGGAGCTCTCTACTATTCTGTACCTTTAACTCTTATTTCTTTTTCGATTGGCCTAGTGATTGCAGTGTTAACGGCACTAGCTCGAATCTCCAAAATAAAACCACTGACATGGATTGCAAGTACGTATGTATCCATTATTCGTGGTACACCATTATTAGTGCAATTATTCATTATTTTTTACGGACTTCCTAGCGTAGGTGTTACATTGGATCCATTTCCTTCTGCCATCATTGCGTTCTCACTAAACATGGGGGCATACGCTTCGGAAGTCATAAGAGCAGCTATTTTATCCATACCTAAAGGTCAATGGGAAGCATCCTATTCGATGGGAATGAGTTATCCACAAGCATTGCGAAGAGTCATTCTACCGCAAGCATCACGAGTCTCCATTCCACCATTGTCTAACTCATTTATTAGCCTTGTAAAAGATACCTCTCTAGCGTCTGTCATCCTGGTTGCAGAAATGTTCAGAAAGGCACAAGAAATAGCGGCGACCACGTACGAACCATTACTGCTCTATACCCAAGCAGCACTCATTTATTGGGTAGTCTGCTTCACATTATCCATTGTACAGGGTATGCTAGAACGCCGTTTAGACCGATATGTGGCAAAATAA
- a CDS encoding GyrI-like domain-containing protein codes for MTKQDAITITGVSTIGEKKLVGFRVLASNIEEFQQDIPKASLELIRRKNEIHNLVEPVKLIGAFKAGETSEEDDGYWSCLEVTDFEQIPEGMVTLTVPEQQYAVLQFKGHASEIYGTYTHLHQWIQENGYTRTPSNWTLEIYSKWSADEDSVELCDPIA; via the coding sequence ATGACCAAACAAGACGCCATAACAATTACTGGAGTATCAACAATAGGAGAAAAGAAATTAGTCGGATTTCGGGTTTTAGCTAGCAATATCGAAGAATTTCAACAAGATATACCCAAGGCTTCCCTAGAGTTAATCAGAAGAAAAAACGAGATTCATAATCTTGTTGAACCGGTCAAACTAATTGGTGCCTTTAAAGCTGGGGAAACATCTGAGGAAGATGACGGCTACTGGTCTTGCCTCGAAGTAACGGATTTCGAACAGATTCCAGAGGGCATGGTGACACTGACTGTTCCAGAACAACAATATGCAGTCCTTCAATTCAAAGGTCATGCATCTGAAATCTACGGAACGTACACGCATCTACATCAATGGATCCAAGAGAACGGCTATACGAGAACTCCATCCAACTGGACGCTAGAAATCTACTCAAAATGGTCTGCAGACGAAGACTCAGTCGAACTCTGTGATCCAATCGCTTAA
- a CDS encoding M48 family metallopeptidase — MSIINQTLSTRTETKPCPQCQRQMPVSTDYITWCEYCDYNVNPTLTEESDAITRLYERLGDRLGESMVESIKEGVVPSARFPTLAAFLIATIIHITSVSLFIGALYCLFFVEKSILVYIMTVLLFGLSWVLRPRINRLEKDEVVISREDFPTLYKICDKISEEMNTKKVDGIIVNHRFNASITEVGLRRKVVVTIGLPLFAILDSDERLSILAHEFGHKDNKDLSKGLYIGTAINTLFTWFELLYPDTPGAGERDDGLSLLEVPTYYIMKGLSFIPYSLLYVLTFLLFRNKQVAEFRADLFGAEVVGSATTIRALEKLHYDDLCGYISRKVALSKEKQNLFEELRTRVESLPERERKRLKRKTELEKTRIESTHPPTHLRLSLLKGKTMHPRLTLTSAEVTSFQKELERLEGPIQERIIDEIKYELYQ, encoded by the coding sequence ATGTCTATTATCAATCAAACACTGTCAACCCGTACGGAAACTAAACCATGTCCTCAATGCCAAAGGCAAATGCCTGTATCCACAGATTACATAACGTGGTGTGAGTATTGTGACTATAACGTAAATCCAACTCTCACTGAAGAAAGTGACGCCATCACGCGTTTGTATGAACGATTAGGTGATCGATTGGGAGAAAGTATGGTGGAAAGCATTAAGGAAGGTGTGGTGCCGAGCGCTCGATTTCCAACCCTCGCTGCTTTTCTCATTGCAACGATTATCCATATTACAAGCGTTTCCTTATTTATAGGTGCACTCTACTGTTTATTTTTTGTGGAGAAAAGCATCCTGGTTTACATCATGACCGTTTTATTATTTGGGCTATCGTGGGTGTTGCGTCCTCGAATCAATCGACTTGAAAAAGATGAGGTTGTCATCTCACGGGAAGACTTTCCAACCCTATATAAAATCTGTGACAAAATCAGTGAGGAAATGAATACAAAAAAAGTAGACGGGATCATCGTCAATCACCGTTTTAATGCTTCGATAACAGAGGTCGGACTACGTAGAAAAGTGGTGGTCACGATTGGATTGCCGCTCTTTGCAATCTTAGATTCAGACGAAAGGCTGTCCATTCTTGCACATGAGTTTGGGCATAAAGACAACAAAGATCTGTCAAAAGGACTTTACATCGGTACAGCTATTAACACGTTGTTTACCTGGTTTGAACTTTTATACCCTGATACACCAGGTGCTGGAGAGCGGGACGATGGCCTCTCTTTACTCGAGGTTCCAACCTACTATATTATGAAAGGTCTTTCTTTTATCCCGTATAGCTTACTCTACGTGCTCACGTTTTTACTTTTTCGAAACAAGCAAGTCGCGGAGTTCCGGGCGGATTTGTTCGGCGCAGAGGTTGTAGGATCGGCTACAACCATTCGAGCCCTTGAAAAATTACACTACGATGACTTGTGCGGCTATATAAGTCGGAAGGTTGCTTTGTCAAAGGAAAAGCAAAACCTTTTTGAAGAGTTGCGAACTAGAGTTGAAAGTCTTCCGGAGCGGGAGAGAAAAAGGCTTAAACGGAAGACAGAACTTGAAAAAACGAGGATTGAATCTACACATCCACCTACACATTTGCGGTTGAGTCTTTTGAAAGGGAAGACGATGCATCCAAGGCTCACACTGACCAGTGCAGAAGTGACTTCTTTTCAGAAAGAACTTGAGAGATTGGAAGGGCCGATTCAAGAGAGAATTATCGATGAAATTAAATATGAGCTTTATCAGTAA
- a CDS encoding multidrug resistance efflux transporter family protein, with amino-acid sequence MKEILIGVLASMFFAVTFILNRTMELSGGHWIWSSSLRFFFMVPFLLLLVLARKNLSAVWIEMKKHPLQWLTWSFFGFVLFYAPITYAASYGPGWLVAGTWQLTIVAGTLLTPLFFDRIQTENGDLTQIRKKLPLKALCFSLLIFFGVILIQFQKASSLSVSEIIVGVTPVCVAAFAYPLGNRKMMELCGGRLDTFQRVLGMTIASLPFWMILAVIGVFNVGAPSSNQLIQTFIVAICSGVIATTLFFIATDRARDDQSKLSAVEATQSTQVLFVMVGEILLLSIPFPNGWAIVGLFIIVLGMLLHSYFTKNTQAKLLKSSPERKAEMRV; translated from the coding sequence ATGAAGGAGATTTTGATTGGCGTTTTGGCTTCGATGTTCTTTGCGGTTACGTTTATTTTGAATCGGACCATGGAGTTATCTGGGGGACATTGGATTTGGAGTTCTTCCTTACGTTTTTTCTTTATGGTGCCTTTTTTACTACTCCTTGTATTGGCTCGAAAGAATTTGAGTGCTGTTTGGATTGAGATGAAAAAACACCCTCTCCAATGGTTGACCTGGAGCTTCTTTGGTTTTGTACTCTTTTACGCACCGATTACTTACGCAGCTTCATACGGACCAGGTTGGCTCGTTGCAGGTACCTGGCAGCTCACGATTGTGGCTGGTACTTTATTAACCCCTCTATTCTTTGACCGAATTCAAACCGAAAATGGCGATCTCACACAAATAAGAAAAAAGCTTCCTTTAAAAGCACTTTGTTTTTCTCTTCTTATCTTTTTTGGTGTTATTTTAATCCAATTTCAAAAAGCTAGTAGTTTATCTGTAAGTGAAATTATTGTCGGGGTTACTCCTGTATGTGTTGCGGCGTTTGCTTATCCTTTGGGGAATCGGAAAATGATGGAGCTATGCGGAGGAAGGTTAGATACTTTCCAACGGGTATTAGGAATGACCATCGCCAGCCTTCCGTTCTGGATGATACTAGCAGTGATTGGAGTCTTTAACGTTGGCGCTCCATCCTCCAACCAGCTTATTCAAACCTTCATTGTCGCTATATGTTCAGGTGTTATTGCCACTACCCTATTTTTTATCGCAACGGACCGAGCTCGGGATGATCAAAGTAAACTTTCAGCTGTGGAGGCAACTCAATCAACCCAGGTTCTCTTTGTAATGGTAGGTGAGATCTTACTTTTATCCATTCCTTTCCCAAATGGATGGGCAATCGTTGGGTTGTTTATTATTGTACTGGGAATGCTGTTGCATAGTTATTTCACGAAAAACACACAGGCCAAATTGTTGAAGTCATCCCCTGAGAGGAAAGCGGAAATGAGGGTTTAG
- a CDS encoding nitroreductase family protein has protein sequence MATNTMQQVLSVPDAIESRHSIRKFVEDPIPKEDLNQIFELVRLAPSAWNLQPWRFHVVTDTNLKEKLKEASYGQQQVTSAPAVVLVISDMEDVLENLPKTVHPGLSPERQQEEVANLSSFFGSMSVEERGQWGLTQTNIALGVLLVTIQGLGYASVPMLGFDQEKVKNILGLDEHVKFAAMVPFGIADQEGYPHHRFEIEKIVKYH, from the coding sequence TTGGCAACCAATACGATGCAGCAAGTTCTTTCGGTACCAGATGCAATTGAATCCAGACATAGCATACGGAAGTTTGTTGAGGATCCCATTCCAAAAGAAGATTTAAACCAAATCTTTGAGCTGGTACGATTAGCTCCAAGCGCATGGAATCTTCAGCCATGGCGTTTTCATGTCGTAACGGACACCAATCTGAAAGAGAAATTAAAAGAAGCCTCCTACGGGCAACAGCAAGTCACCTCTGCACCAGCGGTTGTACTTGTTATCAGTGACATGGAAGACGTGTTGGAAAATCTACCTAAAACCGTTCACCCAGGGTTGTCACCTGAACGGCAGCAAGAAGAAGTGGCCAACCTTTCCTCTTTTTTTGGAAGCATGAGTGTTGAAGAAAGAGGACAATGGGGGCTAACGCAAACAAACATTGCACTTGGGGTACTCCTCGTCACCATCCAAGGGCTCGGATATGCGAGTGTTCCCATGCTTGGGTTTGACCAAGAAAAAGTTAAAAATATTCTTGGGCTAGATGAACATGTCAAATTCGCGGCTATGGTCCCCTTTGGTATCGCAGACCAAGAAGGCTATCCGCATCACCGCTTTGAAATCGAAAAAATCGTTAAATATCATTAG
- a CDS encoding glycosyltransferase family 4 protein has product MKILIIWRLLTVGGVNAGWRNRAIYFKKRGITTEFLYCKDLGGMHMMQDVATVYLTQDTEEINQIILKNHYDAIVVVDTSKAYSWLEKVQYDGPILVEARTPEITKLSRNLNGVEKISPSLFIVPTSYQKRVLSILIDQHAPIKVINNCLNTSFFRPLDQGEIQLNHDPILPKNKKVVAYIGRLDVRKNWRLLLRIAKSIRMERNDIEFWVIGGARSVERDLFEQEWKSQGLTEVVKWFPVVPYQQMPHLYAKIRKSGGCTISTTKSESFGNTFIESMACGVPVVAPDISSVPEIVKHGETGFLYKEEHVKGAAECIYRLIDRPHRYDEISKTARNRVEEYFSLPVCSEQYIQLLSQIVKRGNSN; this is encoded by the coding sequence ATGAAAATTTTAATCATCTGGCGGCTACTAACAGTAGGTGGTGTGAATGCCGGTTGGCGTAACCGCGCCATTTATTTTAAAAAACGTGGAATTACCACCGAGTTTCTCTATTGTAAAGACTTAGGTGGAATGCATATGATGCAGGATGTTGCGACGGTCTATTTGACACAAGATACAGAAGAGATTAACCAAATTATCCTGAAGAATCACTACGATGCCATTGTTGTTGTTGATACAAGTAAAGCTTATAGCTGGCTAGAGAAGGTCCAGTACGACGGGCCAATTTTAGTGGAAGCGAGAACTCCCGAAATTACGAAATTGTCGAGAAATCTTAACGGGGTTGAAAAAATATCACCTAGTCTATTCATTGTTCCCACAAGCTATCAAAAAAGAGTTCTTTCTATTTTAATCGATCAGCATGCCCCCATAAAAGTCATCAATAATTGCCTAAATACATCGTTTTTCCGCCCCCTTGATCAAGGAGAAATCCAGCTAAACCATGATCCAATTCTTCCGAAAAACAAGAAAGTAGTAGCCTATATTGGTAGACTAGATGTTCGAAAGAATTGGAGACTATTGCTGAGAATCGCTAAATCTATTCGTATGGAAAGAAACGATATTGAGTTTTGGGTTATCGGCGGAGCTAGAAGTGTGGAGCGGGATTTGTTTGAACAGGAATGGAAAAGTCAGGGGCTAACTGAAGTAGTGAAATGGTTTCCTGTGGTCCCATACCAACAAATGCCTCATTTATACGCAAAAATTAGAAAATCAGGTGGATGCACGATTTCCACCACAAAATCAGAATCCTTTGGAAATACTTTTATCGAATCAATGGCTTGCGGTGTTCCAGTTGTGGCTCCTGATATATCATCCGTTCCAGAAATCGTAAAGCACGGGGAAACAGGATTTTTATATAAAGAAGAGCATGTAAAAGGGGCTGCCGAATGTATCTATCGTCTCATTGACCGTCCCCACCGATACGATGAGATTTCAAAGACTGCAAGAAATCGAGTGGAGGAATACTTCTCATTACCTGTATGCTCAGAGCAATATATCCAGCTATTAAGCCAAATTGTAAAGCGAGGTAATTCAAATTGA
- a CDS encoding amino acid ABC transporter ATP-binding protein: MISVKGLYKQFDELQVLKDINIDIGQGKVVVVIGPSGSGKTTLLRCLNILETPTSGLVNIDDQKLDFSHKVDRKSVAKFRRLTGMVFQNYNLFPHMTALQNVMEGPVTVKKEPKDTVEKRARELLAKVGLQDKVDYYPFQLSGGQQQRVGIARALAMEPKVMLFDEPTSALDPELVGEVLQVMKDLAQEGMTMVVVTHEMKFAKEVADEVIFMDNGVIVERNVPDIIFQSPHQERTKQFLRMIQK, encoded by the coding sequence GTGATATCCGTAAAAGGTTTATATAAGCAATTTGATGAATTACAAGTTCTAAAAGATATAAATATTGATATAGGACAGGGGAAAGTTGTGGTAGTCATTGGTCCTTCTGGATCAGGAAAAACGACTTTACTTCGTTGTTTAAACATTCTAGAGACACCAACCTCTGGATTGGTGAACATAGATGACCAGAAGCTAGACTTTTCACATAAAGTGGACCGAAAAAGCGTGGCGAAATTCAGAAGATTAACCGGAATGGTCTTCCAAAACTATAACCTTTTCCCACATATGACGGCACTTCAAAATGTGATGGAAGGGCCAGTTACGGTAAAAAAAGAACCAAAAGACACCGTAGAAAAACGGGCAAGGGAGCTTTTAGCAAAGGTTGGTTTGCAGGACAAAGTCGACTACTATCCATTCCAACTTTCCGGAGGACAGCAACAAAGAGTGGGCATTGCCAGAGCACTTGCGATGGAACCTAAGGTCATGCTGTTTGATGAACCTACATCTGCCCTTGATCCTGAGCTAGTAGGAGAGGTCCTACAAGTTATGAAAGACCTAGCCCAAGAAGGGATGACCATGGTCGTTGTTACACACGAAATGAAATTTGCCAAAGAAGTGGCAGATGAAGTCATTTTTATGGACAATGGTGTCATCGTCGAAAGAAACGTCCCAGACATCATCTTCCAATCTCCACATCAAGAACGAACCAAACAATTTTTAAGAATGATCCAAAAGTAA